In a single window of the Roseiconus lacunae genome:
- a CDS encoding class I SAM-dependent methyltransferase, with protein sequence MLQTENEILRCDQAAGGAACRTVYTTAGTQWLEPVQISAQTIVRMATSDQTLGEIRQMMDRLTDDDYLQFLKGYYDTGRANFGRDWHYADLLTFLHASAKLLRPRRYLEIGVRRGRSLAVVSSVAPECAITGFDLWMENYAGMPNPGADFVSEELSNLGHRGSLQLISGNSHETVPQFFADHPGYQFDLINVDGDHSEDGAQADLETVLPRLAVGGVIVLDDITHPQHRYLEQVWDRVVGNNPDFSSAKYRELGYGVAVAVRKQG encoded by the coding sequence ATGCTGCAGACCGAAAACGAAATCCTGCGATGTGACCAAGCCGCCGGCGGTGCCGCTTGCCGAACGGTTTATACGACCGCCGGGACCCAATGGCTCGAACCGGTTCAAATCAGCGCACAGACAATCGTTCGGATGGCAACCAGCGATCAAACGCTCGGCGAAATTCGCCAGATGATGGATCGACTGACAGACGACGATTACTTGCAGTTTCTGAAAGGCTACTACGACACCGGTCGAGCCAACTTTGGTCGTGATTGGCACTACGCGGACTTGCTAACATTCTTGCATGCGTCGGCAAAACTACTGCGACCGCGACGGTACCTGGAAATCGGTGTCCGACGCGGACGAAGTCTGGCCGTGGTCTCTTCGGTTGCCCCCGAGTGTGCGATCACGGGGTTCGACCTCTGGATGGAGAACTATGCGGGAATGCCGAATCCCGGCGCCGACTTTGTCTCCGAAGAACTTTCTAACCTTGGACACCGCGGTTCGCTGCAATTGATCTCGGGTAATTCGCACGAAACCGTTCCGCAATTCTTTGCCGATCATCCGGGCTATCAATTCGACTTGATCAACGTTGATGGCGACCACTCCGAAGACGGTGCCCAAGCAGACTTGGAAACGGTACTGCCTCGACTGGCGGTCGGTGGCGTCATCGTGCTCGATGACATCACCCATCCACAGCATCGCTACCTAGAGCAAGTCTGGGATCGCGTCGTCGGAAACAACCCCGACTTCAGTTCGGCCAAGTACCGCGAACTGGGTTATGGCGTCGCCGTCGCAGTTCGAAAGCAAGGCTAA